A genomic region of Leptospira saintgironsiae contains the following coding sequences:
- a CDS encoding acyl-CoA dehydrogenase family protein: MNHPLRLAENPGLSSYDLTGYKGNRGKNFYEEDKILQRVVERYSSDYKPDHKKAMIDHLKGYGELVGGTLDELTEASHKEGKYGEVVKYDRTGNRIDQIVYSHEQKLSRKISYDYGIVNLDFHDEWKFPFTDLHRQALTYLANQNGEGGVTCPLAMTEGMIRVLQGIGTDEQKKKYLPLVAGKGSFSHFMAGQYVTERVGGSNVGANRTIARKGEDGKWILNGEKWFCSNPGDLWVTTAKIEDTETVGLFLVPRIKDNGELNGHHILRKKDIIGSKGKLTVEIVYEDLEAEALGRPAHGIANLIRYVIRTSRVHVGLAASGMSRRAFMEAREYSRYRTAYGKKIQDFSAYSRELAEMRILYAGLVMPIFRGIDWSQKGILAEQISTPLMKYRSSSLSSQITHRAIMALGGSGIIGDYTCLPRLHNDCIINETWEGTHLIITDHALGAMNRAKIRDSFVSELKKNFDSAKKYPELKASAELGENLLLDWNKSIEEKPREWKETFRVDLSDQAYGALVLSEFLEQAVFDRTSGSKKSKFDSFAKGFGAFLFRTLPKTFGDYESFRLDQEEVDEIVNW, from the coding sequence ATGAATCATCCATTACGTTTAGCCGAGAACCCAGGTTTATCTTCTTACGATTTAACCGGTTACAAAGGGAACAGGGGTAAAAACTTTTACGAAGAGGATAAGATCCTCCAGAGAGTAGTAGAAAGATATTCATCCGATTATAAACCGGATCATAAAAAAGCAATGATCGATCATCTCAAAGGTTATGGAGAATTGGTCGGCGGCACCTTAGACGAACTCACTGAAGCAAGCCATAAAGAGGGTAAATACGGAGAAGTAGTTAAATACGATCGAACAGGAAATCGTATTGATCAGATTGTTTATTCTCACGAACAAAAACTCTCCAGAAAGATCTCCTATGATTACGGAATCGTTAATTTAGATTTTCATGATGAATGGAAATTTCCTTTTACAGATCTTCATAGACAGGCTTTGACTTATCTCGCCAACCAAAATGGAGAAGGTGGAGTGACCTGTCCTTTAGCGATGACTGAAGGTATGATACGAGTTCTTCAGGGGATCGGAACGGATGAACAAAAAAAGAAATATCTTCCCTTAGTCGCGGGAAAGGGTTCCTTCTCTCATTTTATGGCAGGACAATATGTTACTGAAAGAGTGGGCGGAAGTAATGTGGGCGCTAACCGTACGATCGCGCGCAAGGGAGAAGACGGAAAATGGATCTTGAACGGAGAAAAATGGTTCTGTTCCAATCCGGGAGATCTTTGGGTCACTACAGCTAAGATAGAAGATACCGAAACAGTAGGATTATTCCTAGTCCCAAGGATCAAGGACAATGGAGAACTGAACGGACATCATATATTAAGAAAAAAAGATATTATAGGTTCTAAAGGAAAACTTACAGTAGAGATCGTTTACGAAGACTTGGAAGCTGAGGCTTTAGGAAGACCAGCTCATGGAATTGCAAACCTGATCCGTTATGTGATCCGAACTTCTCGCGTTCATGTGGGTCTTGCCGCTTCCGGAATGTCCAGAAGGGCATTCATGGAAGCAAGAGAATATTCCAGATATAGAACAGCTTATGGGAAGAAGATCCAAGATTTTTCTGCGTATTCCAGAGAGCTTGCAGAGATGAGGATTTTGTATGCCGGTTTGGTTATGCCAATTTTCCGTGGGATTGATTGGTCTCAAAAAGGAATTTTAGCTGAACAGATTTCCACTCCTTTAATGAAATATAGATCTTCTTCGCTTTCTTCTCAGATTACTCATAGGGCGATTATGGCTTTGGGTGGTTCAGGGATTATCGGTGATTACACTTGTTTGCCAAGACTTCATAATGATTGTATCATTAATGAAACCTGGGAAGGAACTCATTTGATCATCACAGATCATGCACTTGGCGCGATGAACAGAGCTAAGATCAGAGATTCTTTCGTTTCGGAATTAAAGAAAAATTTTGACTCAGCTAAAAAATACCCTGAGCTAAAAGCTTCTGCAGAACTTGGAGAAAATCTTCTATTAGATTGGAATAAGAGTATTGAAGAAAAGCCAAGAGAATGGAAGGAAACATTTAGAGTGGATCTTTCTGATCAGGCTTATGGAGCTTTGGTTCTTTCTGAATTTTTAGAGCAGGCAGTTTTTGATAGAACATCAGGTTCTAAAAAATCTAAATTTGATTCTTTTGCAAAAGGTTTTGGGGCTTTCTTATTTAGGACACTTCCTAAAACTTTTGGAGATTACGAATCTTTCCGTTTGGATCAGGAAGAAGTAGACGAGATCGTAAATTGGTAA
- a CDS encoding TIGR01777 family oxidoreductase: MLIGITGGTGLIGSMLAIRLKAEGHRVRIFSRSGKLPPRLQRISEWDVRIGSLPTRADLEGVNVLINLAGEPIAGVRWTPEYKQRIRSSRVDFTRDLVARLVSMGEFAPKTFFNSSAIGIYGSYDTGTPPFDEDSPVSDDELGSLCKDWEEEALEAEKAGIRTILLRTGVVLTTEGGALATMLPAFKLFAGGPIGSGNQILSWIHIEDQLSAIMFLIRKEEAKGAFNLVSPEPLSNEQFSKTLAKTLGRPSFTRVPSFALSLALGEGAIVATHGQRVVPKRLQELGYKFRYPNLESALRNLLG, from the coding sequence ATGCTTATTGGAATTACCGGCGGCACGGGACTCATAGGATCCATGTTGGCGATCCGCTTAAAGGCAGAAGGACATAGAGTCCGTATTTTTAGCCGAAGCGGAAAATTGCCGCCCAGACTCCAAAGAATTTCAGAATGGGATGTTCGAATCGGCTCACTCCCAACCAGAGCTGATCTAGAAGGAGTAAACGTTCTAATCAACCTTGCAGGTGAACCGATCGCCGGAGTTCGCTGGACCCCAGAATATAAACAAAGGATACGCTCTTCTCGCGTAGACTTCACGAGAGACCTTGTTGCAAGACTTGTATCCATGGGAGAGTTCGCGCCTAAAACTTTTTTCAACTCTTCTGCAATTGGGATCTACGGATCTTATGATACAGGAACTCCACCATTCGACGAAGATAGTCCTGTTTCAGACGATGAGTTAGGCAGCCTTTGCAAAGACTGGGAAGAAGAAGCTTTAGAAGCAGAAAAAGCAGGCATCCGAACAATCCTTCTAAGAACAGGAGTTGTTTTAACAACTGAAGGTGGTGCACTTGCAACCATGCTTCCCGCATTTAAATTATTTGCAGGCGGACCGATCGGAAGTGGAAACCAAATCCTCTCATGGATCCATATCGAAGATCAACTTTCTGCAATCATGTTCCTGATCAGAAAAGAAGAAGCAAAAGGAGCATTTAACCTTGTATCTCCTGAACCTCTTTCCAATGAACAATTCAGTAAGACACTTGCAAAAACTCTGGGACGCCCTTCATTCACAAGAGTTCCTTCTTTCGCGCTCTCACTAGCATTGGGCGAAGGTGCCATCGTGGCAACTCACGGCCAGAGAGTGGTGCCAAAAAGGCTCCAAGAGCTGGGTTATAAATTCAGATACCCAAACCTGGAATCTGCTCTTCGAAATTTACTGGGCTGA
- a CDS encoding HD domain-containing protein: MPLELDISYSFQRLLEKSRTVSGRLISRQLTFIIDSFLRARFEKSSGILKKGEEVAVIALGGYGRMEMAPHSDVDILYLHNGVPDSKLAEIISSINTYLYDSGKEVGHTCRTIKESFRYLDDMSSFHAVLDSRFLTGSKELFKKYQEEFLAKLPAKFATRYNQTKEDQLSERFLREGRPILLSEPNLKTDLCGLRDIQYLYWTEKSRSPIRSLGGLAVLPVFQSGEVQALEEAYDFLIRVRTALHILTGRKHDRLDLNLQPEVAEYLGFGKKEDMQTIEKFMNTLYSHQKNIFFIVRVYLDSLLAAQKKGEAQNFDYEGIRFLKIGNTIFPPSEGNLFADPHTLYKDILLTFRMIQETGFEVSGGLLSEIRFASHFLDDDFRYSAEVNGGFIGILQNKKDRGKILKLMHECQVLGELLPEFGACTNFPLFSYHHEFTVDEHTLLILHELDRLDKVEFEDREILEVYGECEKTEILALAILLHDAGKVKEGDHSEYGAELAVSVGSRLGLSEEDTDLFRFLVEKHILMSELSSKRDISDKLLIRNFARTVSNPERLKLLYILTIIDTKSVGANVLTNWKKAILNVLYKNSIDFFKNKRTDSEDPHGEEERIALAKDLVAYLTEKEGQDPKISKTIASFAYSVIPESFLKTVSNRKILKYFKSITSLSQDANSVLLLDSEQDPAFVTVEVVSRNIPEILLDLCCSVSSEGLSLVGMQSYTFEEFQIHILQVTDSQGSGNISSEKLSRMEGKLRLMASGELQRDSIAFERTEWNPRKTIPESIINRSVRFSNEDITDTTIMEVRMPDMVGLVYRILRKVFDFGLKVSHLRVSTSADYAYDSFYLQTKDGEQVKDAELLKSLEDKILRIQPVERMTGELVF; this comes from the coding sequence TTGCCTTTAGAATTAGATATCTCCTATAGTTTTCAAAGGCTTTTGGAAAAGAGTAGGACGGTCTCTGGCCGCTTAATTTCTCGCCAGCTTACATTCATCATAGATTCCTTTTTAAGAGCCAGATTTGAAAAGTCTTCTGGCATCCTAAAAAAAGGAGAAGAAGTGGCTGTAATCGCTTTGGGCGGTTATGGAAGAATGGAAATGGCTCCTCATTCAGATGTAGATATATTATATTTACATAATGGAGTTCCGGATTCGAAACTTGCGGAGATCATTTCTTCTATCAATACTTATCTTTACGATTCTGGGAAAGAAGTGGGGCATACCTGCAGGACTATCAAAGAATCATTTCGTTATTTAGATGATATGTCTAGCTTTCATGCAGTCTTAGACAGTAGGTTCCTAACCGGCTCCAAAGAATTATTCAAAAAGTACCAAGAAGAATTTTTAGCAAAACTTCCTGCTAAATTTGCAACCAGATACAACCAAACAAAAGAAGACCAACTTTCGGAAAGATTTTTGAGAGAGGGTAGACCTATTCTTCTTTCGGAACCGAATTTAAAAACGGATCTCTGCGGTTTGAGAGATATTCAATATTTATATTGGACTGAAAAATCCAGAAGCCCTATTCGCTCCTTAGGCGGACTTGCAGTTCTCCCAGTTTTCCAAAGCGGAGAAGTCCAAGCCTTGGAAGAAGCTTATGATTTTCTGATCCGAGTCAGAACAGCACTTCATATTCTCACTGGAAGAAAACATGACCGTTTGGATCTGAATCTCCAACCAGAGGTTGCTGAGTATTTAGGTTTTGGTAAAAAAGAAGATATGCAAACCATAGAGAAGTTTATGAACACTCTCTATAGTCATCAGAAGAATATATTTTTTATCGTTCGTGTATATCTGGATTCGTTACTAGCGGCTCAGAAAAAAGGAGAAGCCCAAAACTTCGACTATGAGGGCATTCGATTCTTAAAGATAGGAAATACCATCTTTCCTCCAAGCGAAGGAAATCTTTTTGCAGATCCTCATACTTTATACAAAGATATTTTACTTACTTTCAGAATGATCCAAGAAACAGGTTTCGAAGTTTCTGGTGGATTGCTTAGTGAGATCAGATTTGCGTCTCACTTTTTGGATGATGACTTCAGATATTCTGCAGAAGTAAACGGCGGATTTATCGGTATTCTCCAGAACAAAAAGGATAGAGGGAAAATATTAAAATTAATGCATGAATGTCAGGTGCTTGGGGAACTTTTACCTGAGTTTGGAGCATGTACAAATTTTCCTTTGTTCAGTTATCATCACGAGTTTACTGTAGATGAACATACTCTTCTAATCTTGCACGAATTGGATCGTTTAGACAAGGTAGAATTTGAAGACAGAGAGATCCTCGAAGTTTACGGAGAATGTGAAAAGACTGAAATTTTGGCTTTAGCAATTCTTCTTCATGATGCTGGAAAGGTGAAAGAAGGAGATCATTCCGAATACGGAGCAGAACTTGCTGTTTCTGTTGGGTCTCGTTTAGGTTTATCAGAGGAAGATACGGATCTATTTCGTTTCTTAGTAGAAAAACATATTCTGATGTCAGAACTTTCTTCCAAAAGAGATATTTCTGATAAGTTGTTAATACGCAATTTTGCAAGAACAGTTTCTAATCCAGAGAGACTCAAACTTCTATATATTCTTACGATCATAGATACCAAGTCGGTGGGCGCAAACGTTCTTACAAATTGGAAAAAGGCCATCTTAAATGTACTTTATAAAAACTCTATAGACTTCTTTAAAAACAAAAGAACTGATTCTGAAGATCCTCATGGAGAAGAAGAAAGAATTGCTCTTGCTAAAGACTTGGTCGCCTATCTAACGGAGAAAGAAGGACAAGATCCTAAAATTTCTAAAACGATTGCTTCCTTTGCATATTCAGTGATCCCCGAAAGTTTTTTGAAAACTGTTTCTAATCGAAAAATATTAAAATATTTTAAATCGATTACTTCTCTTAGCCAAGATGCGAACTCGGTCCTACTCTTGGATTCGGAACAAGATCCTGCTTTCGTAACGGTAGAAGTAGTAAGCCGTAATATTCCTGAAATCTTATTAGATTTATGTTGTTCTGTTTCTTCCGAGGGTTTGAGTTTAGTTGGGATGCAAAGTTATACTTTCGAAGAATTCCAGATCCATATTCTTCAAGTAACGGATTCTCAAGGTAGCGGAAATATTTCTTCTGAAAAACTTTCCAGAATGGAAGGTAAACTCAGATTAATGGCTTCTGGGGAATTACAGAGAGACAGTATTGCTTTCGAAAGAACTGAATGGAATCCACGTAAGACGATACCGGAAAGTATTATCAATCGTTCAGTTCGTTTTTCCAACGAGGATATTACAGACACCACCATCATGGAAGTCCGTATGCCTGATATGGTTGGTTTAGTGTATAGGATCTTAAGAAAAGTATTCGATTTTGGTTTAAAAGTTTCTCATCTGAGGGTTTCTACTTCCGCGGACTATGCTTATGACTCATTCTATCTCCAGACTAAGGACGGGGAACAGGTCAAAGATGCAGAATTGTTAAAATCCCTGGAAGATAAGATCTTGAGAATACAGCCAGTGGAAAGGATGACAGGGGAACTTGTTTTCTAA
- a CDS encoding bifunctional helix-turn-helix transcriptional regulator/GNAT family N-acetyltransferase — MKDYVDSIREFNRYYTNALGLLNNHFLNSEYSLTEARLLYEIGHSKDITAGQLVRLLNLDKGYLSRTIQQFEKKGIVKRTPSIDDYRILLLELTKKGKDVLSKLILASNSQISDLLKDCSDPDKNELVSSMNFVIRVISKEVSPVIYREASIGDLGYMIHRQAVLYRDEYKFNDSFEEYLILGMSEYLKNKTEFDKVWVAESNGNIAGAISLIHSGKNSSQIRWFYTEPKFRNLGLGKNLLTLAMDYAKSKNVSVFLWTLSNLDAARNLYKRFGFVLSESKQNQIWKKGLTEEKWELGKLG; from the coding sequence ATGAAAGATTATGTAGATTCCATTCGTGAATTTAATAGGTATTATACGAATGCTTTGGGGCTTCTCAATAATCATTTTTTGAATAGTGAATATTCCCTGACCGAAGCGAGATTATTATATGAGATCGGACATTCTAAGGATATTACTGCAGGTCAATTGGTTCGTTTATTAAATTTGGACAAAGGTTACCTAAGTAGGACAATCCAACAATTTGAGAAGAAGGGAATTGTAAAAAGAACTCCAAGTATAGATGATTATCGCATTCTCCTTTTAGAACTTACAAAAAAAGGAAAAGATGTTTTATCCAAATTAATCTTAGCTTCGAATTCGCAAATTTCAGATTTACTCAAAGATTGTTCTGATCCTGATAAAAACGAATTAGTTTCTTCTATGAATTTTGTAATCAGAGTCATTTCTAAAGAAGTATCTCCTGTGATCTATCGAGAGGCGAGCATTGGAGATCTAGGATATATGATCCATAGGCAAGCTGTCTTGTACCGAGATGAGTATAAGTTTAATGATTCATTCGAAGAATATCTGATACTTGGAATGTCGGAATATCTAAAAAATAAAACTGAATTCGATAAGGTCTGGGTGGCAGAATCGAATGGAAATATTGCGGGGGCCATCTCTCTCATTCATTCCGGAAAAAATTCTTCTCAGATTCGATGGTTCTATACAGAACCAAAATTTAGGAATTTAGGTCTCGGGAAAAATCTACTAACTCTTGCGATGGATTATGCAAAGTCCAAAAACGTTTCTGTTTTTCTTTGGACCTTAAGTAATTTGGATGCTGCGAGAAATTTATACAAACGTTTCGGCTTTGTTCTTTCTGAATCTAAGCAGAATCAAATTTGGAAAAAAGGTTTAACGGAAGAGAAATGGGAATTGGGAAAATTGGGGTGA
- a CDS encoding tetratricopeptide repeat protein, which produces MEKKTPRKIPTKRRIFTEILKENYTIALTLIDREMSETGKDPELLYNFAICCSRTGNHKKCVSIIEELLEEFPKFSERDNAFRMMIYSLIRTGDYKTALAKTEERLKLSLDDIILLSLKASALEKSGDTKAAIETHLRILRLRPEQKNSLNSVAYLLLEGKEPNPEELKLAMENIKRALQLDPDNPAYLDSFGVLLSKLGKQEEARKAFEKAITKAPTEDIILEHLKKLSQTNKQAT; this is translated from the coding sequence ATGGAAAAGAAAACTCCGAGAAAGATCCCAACCAAAAGAAGAATTTTCACAGAAATTCTAAAAGAGAATTATACGATCGCTCTCACTTTGATCGATCGAGAAATGTCCGAGACTGGAAAAGATCCGGAACTACTTTATAATTTTGCAATATGTTGTTCCAGAACCGGAAACCACAAAAAATGCGTTTCCATTATCGAGGAATTATTAGAAGAATTCCCGAAATTCTCCGAAAGAGATAACGCGTTCAGAATGATGATCTATTCTCTGATCCGGACCGGAGATTATAAAACAGCCCTGGCAAAAACGGAAGAACGTCTCAAACTTTCACTGGATGATATCATTCTTCTTTCCTTAAAAGCCTCTGCTTTAGAAAAATCCGGTGACACGAAAGCCGCAATCGAGACTCATCTAAGAATTTTACGATTAAGGCCTGAGCAAAAAAACAGCTTAAATTCGGTAGCATATCTGCTTTTAGAAGGAAAAGAACCGAATCCGGAAGAGCTAAAATTGGCGATGGAAAACATCAAGAGGGCATTACAATTGGATCCGGATAATCCAGCCTATTTAGATTCTTTCGGAGTTTTACTTTCGAAATTGGGAAAACAAGAAGAAGCCAGAAAGGCCTTCGAAAAAGCAATTACCAAAGCTCCCACCGAAGACATCATTTTAGAACACTTGAAAAAACTATCTCAAACAAATAAACAAGCTACTTGA
- the trxA gene encoding thioredoxin, with protein sequence MPGSFNELLKTHDKPILVDFWAEWCGPCKMVAPELEKFAQAHPGQVTVVKVNIDEKPELAQQYGVQSIPTLMLFKGGEIAEKVVGAIPQAQMEKVFAPKLA encoded by the coding sequence ATGCCTGGTTCATTCAACGAACTTCTCAAAACACATGATAAACCCATCCTAGTAGATTTCTGGGCCGAATGGTGCGGTCCTTGTAAAATGGTAGCCCCTGAGCTGGAAAAATTTGCACAAGCTCACCCAGGGCAAGTCACCGTAGTAAAAGTCAATATAGACGAAAAACCTGAATTGGCTCAACAATACGGAGTTCAATCCATTCCGACTCTGATGTTATTCAAAGGCGGAGAAATTGCTGAAAAGGTGGTGGGAGCAATTCCACAGGCACAAATGGAGAAAGTTTTTGCCCCTAAACTGGCTTAA
- a CDS encoding alpha-glucosidase gives MDSGSRSTVTSKRKKETTTSVRQIKKPSLPSRGKKIDADWWKNAVVYQIYPRSFKDTNGDGIGDLEGIIQKLDYLNDGTPNSLGIDAIWLSPIYPSPMYDFGYDISDYESIDPVFGNLEIFKRLLKEAHKRKIRIIMDLVANHTSHQHPWFLESKSSKDNPKRDWYIWRDPINGKPPNNWMGTFGGRAWTLDKNTDQYYYHSFLAEQPDLNWRNPEVKKAIFSMVKNWLDLGVDGFRLDVVNLFVKDSELRSNPRKRWIARPFDQQNHIYDRDRPEMHDILKDLRKLLDSYGDRMSVGEVMMEPPGTSALPASYYGAKGDELHLAFNFAFFYTPWKAEKFRDVIKEWEKYLRDKGWPNYTLSNHDFRRHITRYSKGKETTARAKIAALMLLTLRGTPFLYYGEELGMMDERVPKNRIQDPVGIRYWPVYPSRDNCRLPMCWSGDVNGGFSKGEPWLPVFSKYESVNVETQSRSIESLLNFYKKLIWLRKGNEILKKGTLALDYDSPPGVLQYTREFEKKKCLIILNFENESKKIVANANRTAQILISTHRKPEKMEIPVVFEIAPYEGLVLEY, from the coding sequence ATGGATTCGGGCAGTCGTTCCACAGTCACTTCTAAAAGAAAAAAAGAAACCACAACATCTGTCAGGCAGATCAAAAAGCCTAGTCTTCCTAGTCGTGGCAAAAAGATAGACGCGGACTGGTGGAAGAACGCAGTAGTTTACCAAATCTATCCTAGAAGTTTTAAAGATACCAATGGGGACGGGATCGGCGACCTAGAGGGTATCATCCAAAAACTGGATTATCTAAACGATGGGACTCCGAACTCACTCGGCATTGATGCGATCTGGCTTTCTCCTATTTATCCTTCTCCTATGTATGATTTCGGATACGATATTTCGGATTACGAAAGTATTGATCCTGTATTCGGAAATTTAGAAATATTCAAACGTTTATTAAAAGAAGCTCATAAACGTAAGATCAGGATCATCATGGACCTGGTTGCAAATCATACTTCTCATCAACATCCTTGGTTTTTAGAATCTAAATCTTCCAAAGACAATCCTAAGAGAGATTGGTATATTTGGAGAGATCCTATAAATGGGAAACCTCCTAATAATTGGATGGGAACTTTCGGGGGAAGAGCCTGGACCCTAGATAAAAACACAGATCAGTATTATTATCATTCTTTCTTGGCGGAACAGCCTGACTTAAATTGGAGAAATCCAGAAGTTAAAAAAGCGATCTTCTCTATGGTCAAAAATTGGCTGGATTTGGGAGTAGATGGTTTCCGTTTGGATGTTGTAAATCTATTCGTTAAAGATTCTGAATTAAGAAGTAATCCTCGCAAAAGATGGATCGCTAGACCTTTCGATCAACAAAATCATATTTATGATCGTGATCGTCCTGAGATGCATGATATCCTAAAAGATCTTAGAAAACTTTTAGATTCTTACGGAGACAGAATGTCCGTAGGCGAAGTGATGATGGAGCCTCCTGGCACAAGCGCACTTCCTGCTTCTTATTATGGTGCTAAAGGTGATGAACTTCATCTAGCATTTAACTTTGCTTTCTTTTACACTCCTTGGAAGGCTGAAAAATTCAGGGATGTGATCAAAGAATGGGAGAAGTATCTCCGAGACAAAGGCTGGCCGAATTATACATTAAGTAATCATGATTTTCGTAGACATATCACTAGATATTCCAAAGGAAAAGAGACAACAGCTCGAGCAAAGATAGCAGCTTTAATGCTTTTGACTTTAAGAGGAACTCCGTTCTTATATTACGGAGAAGAACTCGGAATGATGGATGAAAGAGTTCCTAAAAATCGGATCCAAGATCCAGTCGGTATCAGATACTGGCCAGTATACCCAAGCCGAGACAATTGCAGGCTTCCTATGTGCTGGTCTGGAGATGTGAACGGTGGATTCAGCAAGGGAGAACCTTGGCTTCCAGTTTTTTCCAAATACGAATCAGTAAACGTAGAAACTCAATCCAGATCTATCGAAAGTTTATTAAATTTTTATAAAAAGCTAATATGGCTTAGAAAAGGGAATGAGATCCTGAAAAAAGGAACTCTTGCCTTGGATTACGATTCTCCTCCTGGCGTTCTTCAATATACCAGAGAGTTTGAAAAGAAAAAATGTCTTATCATTTTAAACTTTGAGAATGAATCCAAAAAGATCGTAGCAAATGCGAATCGCACCGCTCAGATACTCATCTCTACTCATAGAAAACCTGAGAAGATGGAAATCCCAGTGGTCTTCGAGATCGCACCTTATGAAGGTTTGGTTTTAGAATATTAA